The region GCGACTTTGTCGGCTCATTGCCCTGACGCCGTATGCCCGCGAAGAATTACACCGCGCAAGAATCCCGCAATCAAAGCCGAGCGACCTCGAACGGGCGCGACGCTTTTTGGTTTCTTCCATGATGGCTATCAATGGTGTTTTTGGAGAAGAACGCGGCGGATTTTCGTATTCTGATTCTTACACCCGCGCCGGACGCGAAGCGCGGGTAAATCGCTGGTATAATTTGCCCGAGAGGATTTCCAAAGCTGTTGAACGATTGCGTAGCGTCCGGGTCGAGAACAAGGATGCCAAAGAGTTGCTGGAACAATATCTGCACCGGCCAGCCACGCTGGTTTATTTAGACCCACCATATTTGGCAGA is a window of Verrucomicrobiota bacterium DNA encoding:
- a CDS encoding DNA adenine methylase, which codes for MSTAFGYFGSKKRLAVELCSHLPPHHAWVEMFCGSAALTLAKPPAPIEVINDLDKEIVNFFAQLRKNEKRLCRLIALTPYAREELHRARIPQSKPSDLERARRFLVSSMMAINGVFGEERGGFSYSDSYTRAGREARVNRWYNLPERISKAVERLRSVRVENKDAKELLEQYLHRPATLVYLDPPYLA